Genomic DNA from Arthrobacter sp. B1I2:
GGAGTCGGCGGACTCTGGCTTGAGCGAGATGGCCGAGTCCGGGAGTCAGAAGCTTGCCGATGATCTGACCGGCCTGCACGCCAAGGCGTACTTCTGCGACTACGACCACTTCACCTATGCACTCTTGGGTTCCGCTAACGCCACTGAGGCGGGTTTCACCAAGAACGTTGAATTCCTGCTGGAGATGCGCGGAGCCAAGAAGCGCCTGGGCGTGCAGCGAATCAGGGAAAGCATGAAGGACGTTCCCTTCGCGGTTTATGACGGCACGGGCGGCCAAACCCGTTCGGAGGAAGACAAGGCAGCCTTCTGGCTGGAGAACGCCCTGCGGGAGGCCGCAGCGCACCGGTTCCTCCTCGACGCCGTCCCCGACGACGGACCCAAGAACGCCTTCACAGTGACCGTCTCACATGACTGGTCACCGAAGCCTGAGTTCACCGCGACGCTGAGGCTCCTCTCCCTCCCCCACCCGAGCGCCGTCGTCGAACCTTCCTCTGGGCCGCACGGCCATTCCTTCCACGACATACCGCTCGCAGACGTGACCCCTTACCTGGTGCTCACGCTCGAGGACCAGGAAGCTCGACTGTCCAAGAGCACAGTGATCCAGGGCAGCCTGCGGACCGACCCGGCGGGGCGGCTGGACGAGATCGTTGCGCGCCAGCTGGACGATCCGCAGAAGCTCCGCCAGTTCCTGCTGCTGTTCCTCACGCCCGAGGATGCTCTGCCTGGGTCGGGAACCGGCGCCGGATGGTTCGCGAGTTCCGGATTCGGGGACGGATCTATCGCCGGCCTTTTCGAGGCGATGGTGGGAGCTATGGCGGGCCCGGACGCTTTGTCCGTGTTTCCGGACCTGAAGGTCGTCATGGACCGGCTGCTCGCCCTTCGCGGCGATGATCCGGAGATTCAACAGCTGCACGCACTGTGGACGGCGGCCACGGACGCACTAGACATCGGGGAACTTCATGGGGTTTGACGCAGCGCCTGCACTGGACGGCCTCCGCGGCTTCCAGCGCCGGACAGTGGAACACGTCTTCAAGCGCCTGTACCTGGACGACCAGCCGGCGGACCGCTTCCTTGTGGCCGACGAGACCGGCCTGGGCAAGAGCATGGTGGCCCGCGGCGTCATCGCGAAGGCCATTGAGCGGCTCGACCAGCGGGACTCCGGTGTGGACCGAATCGACGTCGTCTACGTTTGTTCCAACGCAGACCTGGCTAAGCAGAATCTCAGCCG
This window encodes:
- a CDS encoding phospholipase D family protein, whose amino-acid sequence is MLNPANRQALTQQLRPPAGFRLVHAVGTTFTLDMTSALSVPLSFVAGSGEEFTNPVAVLSALRKVSDRVDIFCQAGHIKAPSDASDLLALLEPMVHQVSVKRGLFHPKVWLLEFENDDERRYRFLCSSRNLTTDASWDLLVRLDGQPVRDSEDAGPDSGPLARFIAGLPSLCTVKPDADRLARVRGLASRLANVRWDLPEDIQRLAFRPMGMGEDFEQGSIVAHLRDPENFIALNNKTGNAAFLGRDKLVISPFLDDRLIGRLQDRWTENLYVYSRGDQLDLLNEKTVADTRTSFHAFDELGIPESADSGLSEMAESGSQKLADDLTGLHAKAYFCDYDHFTYALLGSANATEAGFTKNVEFLLEMRGAKKRLGVQRIRESMKDVPFAVYDGTGGQTRSEEDKAAFWLENALREAAAHRFLLDAVPDDGPKNAFTVTVSHDWSPKPEFTATLRLLSLPHPSAVVEPSSGPHGHSFHDIPLADVTPYLVLTLEDQEARLSKSTVIQGSLRTDPAGRLDEIVARQLDDPQKLRQFLLLFLTPEDALPGSGTGAGWFASSGFGDGSIAGLFEAMVGAMAGPDALSVFPDLKVVMDRLLALRGDDPEIQQLHALWTAATDALDIGELHGV